The Streptomyces sp. NBC_00459 DNA segment CAGTGGTTCGGTATCTCTCTTGCCTAGTTTCGTTTCTTTGCGGGCCGTTCTGTTCATTCACGAGTGCTCCCGGTCAAAGATCCATATTTCATCCAGGGAGCACGTCTGTGGCAGTCCTCGCACGCTGGTGTGTCAGGCACCGCCTCCTCGTCGTTCTGATCTGGCTCGCCGCCTTCGCCGGGGTGACCGCCGCCGCAGCCGTCGCGGGCTCGGCGTACTCGAACGACTACGAGGTCCCCGGCACCGAGTCGGGCCGCGCCACCCAGCTCCTGGAGAAAGGTTTCTCCGGGCTCGGTGGCGACACCGACACCGTCGTCTGGCACACCGCCTCGGGCACGGTCCGCGCCGCCGACGTCGAGCAGACGATGACCCGCACCCTGGACCGCATCGCCGACCTGCCCTCGGTGGCCTCGGTCGTCAGCCCCTACGAGGGCCGCGACACCGGCCGCATCAGCGCCGACGGGCGTACGGCCTACGCCACCGTCACCTTCGACAAGTCCGCCGAGGACATCGGCGAGGGCGAGGCGCGGGCCGTCGTCGACGTTGCCGAGTCGGCGCGTGCCGACGGGCTCCAGGTGGAGCTGGGCGGCAGCGCCATCGCGCTCACCGAGTCGTCCGGCGGCCACCTCGCCGAGGTCGTCGGGGTGGTCGTCGCGGCCGTCGTGCTGTTCCTCGCCTTCGGCTCGCTCGCCGCCTCGCTGCTGCCCATCGCCACCGCCCTGGTGAGCGTCGGCACGGCCTACGCCGCGATCGTGCTGCTCGGGCACGCGATGACCGTCGCCGACTTCGCGCCCATGCTCGGCATGCTGATCGGCCTCGGCGTGGGCATCGACTACGCGCTCTTCATCGTCACCAGACACCGGCGCGGCCTCAAGCGCGGCCTGTCCGTCACCGAGGCGGCCACCAATGCCGTCACGACCACGGGACGCGCCGTCGTCTTCGCGGGTGCGACCGTTTGCATCGCCCTGTTGGGGATGCTGATCCTGCGGCTGGGCTTCCTCAACGGGGTCGCGATCGCCGCCTCGCTGACGGTGGTCCTGACCGTCGCGGCCTCCGTGACCCTGCTCCCCGCCCTGCTGTCGTTCATCGGGCCGCGCGCCCTGAGCCGGCGCGAGCGGCGCAGGCTGGCCGGGCACGGGCCCGAGCCGGAGCTGCCCACCGGGTTCGCCGCCCGCTGGTCCGCCTTCGTCGAGCGCCACCCCAAGGTGCTCGGCGCCGCCGCCCTGGTCGTCGTCGCGCTGCTCGCCCTGCCCACCTTCTCGCTCCACCTCGGCACCTCCGACCAGGGAAACAACCCGAAGGAGACGACAACACGCCAGGCCTACGACCTCCTCGCCGACGGCTTCGGCCCAGGCGTCAACGGCCCGCTCACCCTGGTCACGCCCGTCTCCGACGCCGAGGACAAGCTCGTCCTCGACAACCTCGCCGCGACCCTCCGGACCACCGAGGGCGTCGCGTCGTCCTCGCCGGTCACCTACAGCGCCGACGGCTCCACCGGGTACCTCACCGTCGTACCGGAGTCCTCCCCGCAGTCCGCGCGGACCAGTGACCTGGTGGAGCGGCTGCGCGAGAAGGTGCTCCCGCGCGCGGAGACCGGCACCTCGCTCGACCTGCACGTCGGCGGGGTCACGGCGAGCTATGACGACTTCGCGGATGTGATCGTCGACAAGCTGCCGCTGTTCGTCGGTGTCGTGATCGGCCTCGGCTGTCTGCTGCTCCTGCTCGCGTTCCGCTCGATCGGCATCCCGCTCAAGGCCGCCGCGATGAACGTCGCCGCCGTCGCCTCCGCGTTCGGTGTCGTCGTCGCGATCTTCCAGTGGGGCTGGGGGAGCGAACTGCTGGGCCTCGGCAGCGCGGGCCCGATCGAGCCGTTCCTGCCGGTCATCATGGTCTCCGTCCTCTTCGGCCTCTCCATGGACTACCAGGTCTTCCTGGTCAGCCGGATGTACGAGGAGTGGCTGGAGACCGGCGACAACCGGCGGGCCGTCCGGGTCGGCCTCGCCGAGACCAGCCGCGTGATCAACTCTGCGGCGGTCATCATGATCTCCGTCTTCCTCGCCTTCGTCCTCTCCGGCGACCGCGTGATCGCCATGTTCGGCATCGCCCTGGCCGCCGCCGTCGCCCTCGACGCCTTCGTCCTGCGCACGCTCCTGGTGCCCGCGCTGATGCACCTGCTCGGCGGCGCCAACTGGTGGCTGCCCCGCTGGCTGGACAGGCGCCTGCCGCGCATCAGCATCGAGCCGCCCGAGTGCCGGAGCGCCGCCGCGCAATTGCCGGGCGTCGGGGAGGCCGCCCGTGCGAGCATTCCGGACGTACTCGACGTACTCGACATGGACGTCATGGACGTACTGGTGAAGGAGCGACCGCAGGATGTACGCGATATCCCTGGGTGACGACGGCGCGGAACTCCGGCCCCTGGAGCCCTGGCACGCCGAGGAGTTCCTCGCGCATCTCGACCGGGGGCGGGACTTCATCACCCGGCACGTCCCCTTCGGCATGAAGACCACGGACCTCGACTCCGCGCGGGACCAGCTCCAGCGGTACGCCGACCAGCGCGCCGCCGACACCGGGTCGCTGCACGGGATCTGGCTGGACGGGAAACTCGTCGGCGGGGTGCTGTTCCTCAACTTCAGCGCGGAGCAAGGCAACTGCGAGGTCGGCTGCTGGCTGGAGCCGGCCGGTACCGGACGCGGGCTGATCACGCGCGCGATGCGTGTCCTCATCGACTGGGCGATTGACGTACGTGGCATGCACCGTGTGGAGTGGCACGCGTCGTCCGTCAACGAAGCGAGCATCAACGTGGCGCGGCGA contains these protein-coding regions:
- a CDS encoding MMPL family transporter, which produces MAVLARWCVRHRLLVVLIWLAAFAGVTAAAAVAGSAYSNDYEVPGTESGRATQLLEKGFSGLGGDTDTVVWHTASGTVRAADVEQTMTRTLDRIADLPSVASVVSPYEGRDTGRISADGRTAYATVTFDKSAEDIGEGEARAVVDVAESARADGLQVELGGSAIALTESSGGHLAEVVGVVVAAVVLFLAFGSLAASLLPIATALVSVGTAYAAIVLLGHAMTVADFAPMLGMLIGLGVGIDYALFIVTRHRRGLKRGLSVTEAATNAVTTTGRAVVFAGATVCIALLGMLILRLGFLNGVAIAASLTVVLTVAASVTLLPALLSFIGPRALSRRERRRLAGHGPEPELPTGFAARWSAFVERHPKVLGAAALVVVALLALPTFSLHLGTSDQGNNPKETTTRQAYDLLADGFGPGVNGPLTLVTPVSDAEDKLVLDNLAATLRTTEGVASSSPVTYSADGSTGYLTVVPESSPQSARTSDLVERLREKVLPRAETGTSLDLHVGGVTASYDDFADVIVDKLPLFVGVVIGLGCLLLLLAFRSIGIPLKAAAMNVAAVASAFGVVVAIFQWGWGSELLGLGSAGPIEPFLPVIMVSVLFGLSMDYQVFLVSRMYEEWLETGDNRRAVRVGLAETSRVINSAAVIMISVFLAFVLSGDRVIAMFGIALAAAVALDAFVLRTLLVPALMHLLGGANWWLPRWLDRRLPRISIEPPECRSAAAQLPGVGEAARASIPDVLDVLDMDVMDVLVKERPQDVRDIPG
- a CDS encoding GNAT family N-acetyltransferase, whose amino-acid sequence is MYAISLGDDGAELRPLEPWHAEEFLAHLDRGRDFITRHVPFGMKTTDLDSARDQLQRYADQRAADTGSLHGIWLDGKLVGGVLFLNFSAEQGNCEVGCWLEPAGTGRGLITRAMRVLIDWAIDVRGMHRVEWHASSVNEASINVARRLGMSREALLRENYPHRGVRADTEIWSVLAPEWRAARARAAHKEH